From the Rhinatrema bivittatum chromosome 3, aRhiBiv1.1, whole genome shotgun sequence genome, one window contains:
- the INSM1 gene encoding LOW QUALITY PROTEIN: insulinoma-associated protein 1 (The sequence of the model RefSeq protein was modified relative to this genomic sequence to represent the inferred CDS: inserted 2 bases in 1 codon), with protein MPRGFLVKRSRKSTPISYRVRCEEDEEERLALFAPGGCPRAGSPRPLPASASPDRGEGERLRGSPAPPPPQHQRDPRPPIQFGDPESVYPALYSPTRPVSREHNKKFFDSGSFNLGSPVSAESFPTPAALGTMDHLLFAPAAELKIGSSTAAGASNGGSNNHQQQHHPALSNGGGGPAQLQAGLVLRNPGKRPPAEPERKQHKPPAAKKTKAIRKLNFEDEVTTSPVLGLKIKEGPVDPPKPRPPSAGGGGGSKPLGEFICQLCKEEYADPFSLAQHKCSRIVRVEYRCPECDKVFSCPANLASHRRWHKPRPPASLPGAKEELKSGASEPKEHPGSDRDTPSPGGXSESGSEEGLYECHHCSKKFRRQAYLRKHLLAHQAPSGKGKEEPPAYPRAEGAEKGKEAGQRDSPSPGPFNASAPECHPCPVCGEPFPSKSGQERHLRLLHSSQVFPCKYCPATFYSSPGLTRHINKCHPSENRQVILLQVPVRPAC; from the exons ATGCCCAGGGGCTTTCTGGTGAAAAGGAGCAGGAAGTCGACGCCGATCTCGTACCGGGTCCGCTgcgaggaggatgaggaggagcgGCTGGCGCTGTTCGCCCCCGGCGGCTGCCCGCGCGCGGGCTCCCCCCGGCCCCTGCCCGCCTCTGCCAGCCCGGACCGCGGGGAGGGCGAGCGGCTCCGGGGCTCGCCGGCCCCGCCGCCGCCGCAGCATCAGCGCGATCCCCGGCCCCCGATCCAGTTCGGCGACCCGGAGTCGGTGTACCCGGCGCTGTACAGCCCCACCAGGCCCGTCAGCCGAGAGCACAACAAGAAGTTCTTCGACAGCGGAAGCTTCAACCTGGGCTCGCCGGTGTCGGCCGAGTCCTTCCCCACCCCGGCTGCGCTCGGCACAATGGATCACCTGCTCTTCGCCCCAGCGGCGGAGCTCAAGATCGGATCCTCCACGGCCGCGGGAGCCTCAAACGGCGGCAGCAATAACCACCAGCAGCAGCATCATCCCGCCCTCAGCAACGGCGGCGGGGGCCCGGCCCAGCTGCAGGCCGGCCTCGTCCTCAGGAACCCCGGCAAGAGACCCCCCGCCGAGCCGGAGCGCAAGCAGCACAAGCCCCCGGCCGCCAAGAAAACCAAAGCCATCCGCAAGCTCAACTTCGAGGACGAGGTCACCACCTCCCCCGTGCTGGGGCTGAAGATCAAGGAGGGCCCGGTGGATCCGCCCAAGCCCCGGCCCCCCTCcgccggcggcggcggcggcagcaagCCCCTGGGCGAGTTCATCTGCCAGCTGTGCAAGGAGGAGTACGCCGACCCCTTCTCCCTGGCGCAGCACAAGTGCTCGCGGATCGTGCGCGTGGAGTACCGCTGCCCCGAGTGCGACAAGGTCTTCAGCTGCCCCGCCAACCTGGCCTCGCACCGCCGCTGGCACAAGCCCCGGCCCCCCGCCTCCCTGCCCGGCGCCAAGGAGGAGCTCAAGAGCGGCGCCAGCGAGCCCAAGGAGCATCCCGGCAGCGATCGCGACACCCCCAGCCCGGGGGG GTCGGAATCGGGCTCCGAGGAGGGGCTCTACGAGTGCCACCACTGCAGCAAGAAGTTCCGGCGCCAGGCTTACCTGCGGAAGCACCTGCTGGCGCACCAGGCGCCGTCCGGCAAGGGGAAGGAAGAGCCGCCGGCCTACCCCAGGGCAGAGGGCGCGGAGAAAGGCAAGGAAGCCGGGCAGCGGGACAGCCCGAGCCCCGGCCCTTTCAACGCCAGCGCCCCCGAGTGCCACCCGTGCCCGGTCTGCGGCGAGCCCTTCCCCAGCAAGAGCGGCCAAGAGCGCCACCTGCGCCTGCTGCACTCCTCCCAGGTCTTCCCCTGTAAGTACTGCCCGGCCACTTTCTACAGCTCCCCGGGGCTCACCCGGCACATCAACAAGTGCCACCCGTCGGAGAACAGGCAGGTGATCCTGCTGCAGGTGCCCGTGCGCCCTGCCTGCTAG